One Panicum virgatum strain AP13 chromosome 3N, P.virgatum_v5, whole genome shotgun sequence DNA segment encodes these proteins:
- the LOC120665852 gene encoding uncharacterized protein At5g48480-like, translating to MAEVATNGSEVLAAPAAVPAPAVFTGLKVQVTVPAGRAEEAVAFYKAAFAAEEVSRSTHPKRKGDGEEAALLCAELKVGAATLLVCDQAGDDVPAVGKEGAASSGLVLRLETDDGNAAAAQAAAAGGALQGEVTEDGCGLGATLVDPFGVTWVLASTSAKKCA from the exons ATGGCGGAAGTGGCGACCAACGGCTCGGAGGTGCTCGCCGCTCCGGCGgccgtgccggcgccggcggtgttCACCGGCCTGAAGGTGCAGGTGACGGTGCCGGCAGGGCGCGCCGAGGAGGCGGTGGCCTTCTACAAGGCCGCCTTCGCCGCGGAGGAGGTGTCCCGCTCCACTCACCCCAAGCgcaagggcgacggcgaggaggcggcgctgctCTGCGCCGAGCTGAAGGTCGGGGCGGCAACCCTGCTCGTCTGTGACCAGGCCGGCGACGACGTCCCCGCCGT GGGCAAGGAGGGCGCCGCCTCTAGCGGCCTCGTGCTGCGCCTGGAGACTGACGACGGGAACGCTgccgcggcgcaggcggcggcagccggcggcgcgctGCAGGGGGAGGTCACAGAGGACGGCTGCGGGCTGGGCGCAACCCTCGTCGACCCCTTCGGCGTCACCTGGGTCCTCGCCTCCACCTCTGCCAAGAAGTGCGCCTAG
- the LOC120665853 gene encoding uncharacterized protein LOC120665853 — translation MHSDASNWDTDSVPPGGFTSMLQNQSDQLPSNFHFVGASCNQAIFNRSPSVPATGPPMSHPNANVNADNGGAARTDKRIIWSVDEDSRLMSAWLKCSLDPVQGNDRRKEQYWNDVIDTYNLTTPSVRRRTLKQAKDRWHKINKLSDLFHNAYLKAQRIYTSSFNEEKWIAEAQRFYEADNSELKLGRFTLMDVWYLIRNEPKWKTYNDGLKDARKRKTSHQAADEVSDEAEDMDRDDNPRPPGQKATKKALFESKGKVAEANLADDEEMQFLKEAQANRMKVLEMQQKLSAERLESSRLSSCSKGTQRGQESRRKS, via the exons ATGCATTCGGATGCATCGAATTG GGATACTGATTCAGTTCCACCTGGAGGTTTCACGAGCATGTTGCAAAACCAATCTGACCAATTACCTTCAAATTTTCACTTTGTTGGTGCAAGCTGCAACCAAGCTATATTTAACCGGTCACCATCAGTGCCTGCAACTGGTCCTCCCATGTCCCATCCAAATGCCAATGTCAATGCTGACAATGGAGGAGCTGCTAGGACCGATAAACGTATAATTTGGTCGGTTGATGAAGACTCGAGACTG ATGAGTGCATGGTTGAAATGTTCCCTGGACCCGGTACAAGGAAATGACAGGAGGAAGGAGCAGTATTGGAATGATGTAATTGATACTTACAACCTTACAACCCCAAGTGTTAGGAGGAGAACTCTAAAGCAAGCAAAGGATAGATGGCACAAGATAAACAAGCTCTCTGATCTTTTCCACAATGCTTATCTGAAAGCTCAGAGGATATATACAAGCAGTTTTAATGAAGAAAAGTGGATTGCTGAAGCCCAAAGGTTCTATGAGGCTGACAACTCTGAGTTGAAGTTAGGCCGTTTCACGTTAATGGATGTATGGTATCTTATTAGAAATGAGCCAAAGTGGAAAACCTATAATGATGGGCTAAAAGATGCACGTAAAAGGAAAACATCACACCAAGCTGCTGATGAAGTAAGCGATGAAGCAGAGGACATGGACAGAGATGATAATCCAAGACCACCTGGCCAGAAAGCAACAAAAAAGGCACTCTTCGAATCAAAGGGGAAGGTTGCAGAGGCAAACCTAGCTGATGACGAAGAAATGCAATTCCTCAAAGAAGCACAAGCCAATCGAATGAAGGTCTTGGAAATGCAGCAAAAGCTATCAGCAGAGAGGTTGGAATCATCAAGACTCTCATCTTGCAGCAAAGGAACACAAAGAGGCCAAGAATCTAGACGTAAAAGCTAA